The following are encoded together in the Lathyrus oleraceus cultivar Zhongwan6 chromosome 3, CAAS_Psat_ZW6_1.0, whole genome shotgun sequence genome:
- the LOC127128028 gene encoding proteasome subunit beta type-7-B has protein sequence MTKSLDLPPKGGFSFDLCRRNDMLEKKGLKPPSYLKTGTTIVGLVFQDGIILGADTRATEGPIVADKNCEKIHYMAPNIYCCGAGTAADTEAVTDMVSSQLQLHRYHTGRESRVVTALTLLKRHLFNYQGHVSAALVLGGVDITGPHLHTIYPHGSTDTLPFATMGSGSLAAMSVFESKYKESLSRDEGIKIVVEAICAGIFNDLGSGSNVDVCVITKGHKEYLRNHLQPNPRTFVNPKGFTFSKKTEVLSTKVTTLKEKVDVIEGDDMEE, from the exons ATGACTAAATCATTGGATCTTCCTCCTAAGGGTGGGTTCAGTTTCGATCTCTGCAGAAGAAATGATATGCTTGAAAAGAAGGGTCTTAAACCCCCTTCTTATTTGAAGACTGGAACCACTATTGTTGGTTTAGTTTTTCAG GATGGTATCATTCTTGGAGCAGATACCAGGGCAACTGAAGGACCCATTGTCGCTGATAAAAATTGTGAGAAAATTCATTATATGGCACCTAACATTTATTGTTGCGGAGCAGGCACTGCTGCTGATACAGAGGCCGTAACAG ACATGGTTAGCTCACAGCTGCAACTACATCGCTACCATACTGGTCGAGAATCGAGGGTTGTTACAGCACTGACTCTTCTTAAGAGACACCTTTTCAA CTACCAAGGTCATGTCTCAGCTGCATTAGTTCTTGGCGGGGTTGACATCACTGGACCGCATTTACATACT ATCTATCCACATGGGTCGACTGACACCCTTCCGTTTGCTACAATGGGATCTGGTTCACTTGCTGCGATGTCTGTATTTGAGTCTAAATACAAGGAAAGTTTGAGT AGAGATGAAGGAATTAAGATAGTTGTTGAGGCGATATGTGCTGGTATATTTAATGACTTGGGAAGTGGAAGTAATGTTGATGTTTGTGTCATAACCAAG GGACATAAGGAATATCTAAGGAATCATCTCCAACCAAATCCTCGTACTTTTGTTAATCCAAAAGGCTTTACTTTTTCCAAAAAGACAG AGGTTCTCTCAACAAAAGTTACAACATTGAAGGAGAAGGTTGATGTAATTGAAGGAGATGATATGGAAGAGTAG